The following nucleotide sequence is from Synchiropus splendidus isolate RoL2022-P1 chromosome 14, RoL_Sspl_1.0, whole genome shotgun sequence.
aacagaataataataataataataattataattatctTTAAATAGTCTCACACTTTATTTGATAATACTAAATCAAAACGGAAGATTCCTCCTCAGCCGGCGCCAAACACACCAATCACACGCATGCTGGTTCCTGTCGCCACGACGACCACCCGCTGGACACGCCTCCTCAGTGCTACTCAACCTTGGCCTGCGGACAGAGCCGGGTTCAGACGGGGCCGGGGCCGGGTCCAGGGAGCCGGGACTCACCTCCGCCTGGGCTAGTGCAGAAAGTTGTCCActctggcaaaggagcaggaGCCGGACCGGACCCGGGCCATGAGCTGGACGCACTCGGTGGCCTGGCCCAGAGCCAGCATCAGCGGCGGCTGCTTGGGCAGGTTCTGAGACTCTGCAGGAGAGAAGCGGCTCATTCGGACCTCCAACATGGCGTCATGTCTGCGCGCGCGGCCCTGTCCTCACCCAGGATGGCGCTGTTGAGTGCAGAGCAGAGGGACTCTCTCTGGATGGGGTCTAGCTGCTGACCCACTGGGCAGTTCCACGGGTCCAAGTACGCCAGCAGGCTGAAGGCGTCCTGGAACACAGCACACACCGCCCTCAAGGTCACTGTCGtcgtcctcatcctcatcatcaccagagGCCTAACTCGCGTGCACGTGCACCTTCAGCATCTTCTCCTGTGTGGTGTTCTTCCCGTATTCGCGACACAGCTGATCATTCAGAGCCTGAAGCTCCCGGCCGAACTGGATCATCCGCTCGGTGGCCGCCTGGTTCCCTCCGCACAGCTGCCGACTTCTCCTGTACGGCTCctcttctgacacacacacacacacacacacacacacacacacacacacacatataagcAACTTGaagatgatgtgtgtgtgtgtgtgtgtgtgtgtgtgtgtgtgtgtgtgtgtgtgtgtgtgtgtgtgtgtgtgtgtgtgtgtgtgcgcgtgcgcgtgcgtgcgtgcgtgcgtgtgtgtgtgtgtgtgtgtgtgtgtgacccatCAGCTGCGTGGTGGTGAGTTCACAGTGCAGgcgtgggcttgtttatactgcttcctggggaccaattcctgacaaaacactatcctcatggggaccttatgtctggcaaaaggtccccacaggtccaaaccccAGTTTAAGgatggagacttcaaaataactgggtcatgatCATttagtttaagtttggttcagagtcctgtaaaggttcaggtgagccatgtgtttaggaggGTTAGGTTCGAGAGGGggagcacgtgtgtgtgtgtacacctgAGACTCTGTTTCCGTTGCTGTTGTCGTCGGGCTGCAGGATCTCCTCGTGCTTGTAGGTTCCATTCATGACTCGAGCTGTCGACCCGTCCACCACGCCGTTACTGTAATGCTCGGCGTCGATCTCCATCTCGCTGTcgctgcgcacacacacacacacacacacacacacacacacacacacacacacacacacacacacacacacacacacacacacacacacacacacacacacacacacacacacacacacacacacacacacacacacacacaggtgaacaGACTCTCCGACACGCAGCGTTTCCCGCCACAGCAAATgtgctgacatcatcatttcgtcagacgacaccaaacatgttGGTCAACGCCGCCGTTTCCCCAGTGGAAAACACGGAGCACATCAGCGAGATGGACCTGATTTGGGGGTTTGGCGTGTTTTAAACAGAACAACAGTGAGAGAAACGTATTTCTGCTGGACACAtgaggagacgcagcagtgaAGACAGTCGCTGCTCCTCATTTACAGCAAGCTCCTTCACTGGCTCTAGTTTGGCTGCTTCTCACTTGGGTTTCTCTGAGGGGCGGAGTCAAAAGATGCGGGCGGAAAACCTGCATTTGAACTGTGGACCGTTTCATTTCAACTGGGTGATTTTTCTAATCAATATAAAGCCGTAATAACTGAAGAGGCGTATCGGTCATACATGCATTTGGAGCCAACAATCCAAACACTGACATCAAAGTTGCATAGTTGGTTCCAGAGGCCCATATTCCAGTCCATGTTTTAGCTGTGGAGCATCAGTCAACTTCTCATGAAAAGACTGACTGAAACGTTCCGACTGAAACCTGGCAAAGTGGTTGTGACTCTCGGTCGACCGAACCACGGCGAGGACAGGCGCTCACCTGGTCTCCTGGTTGCTGTGGGTGCTGTGCTGCTGACTCTTTGTGGAGTCGGGCGAGTTGGACTCGGAGTAGTTGACGGAGgacggggaggaggaggtggaggaggaggtggaggaggaggcgctgggGTACTtggcgccgccgccgcggctcTTGCACTTTTTGGAGGGGGTGACCCCGTTACTGCAGGTGGGGCTGTCGGAGCCTGGGGGGGGAGACACGAGACCTGTCAAATCCTGTGTTGTGGGCATCAACTCTTGACAAatcactatccttgtgaggaccgtatgactttgtggggacatttggctggacgcCACGAGGCCAGGCCTCAGTGTGAGGGTTCAAACTCCAGAAtaactgggtctcagtctggttcagctgagccatgtgttcaggggagaggtcctcacaaggacagggCGGCACGCGTGCGCGCGCGGTCACCTCCGGagtgcaggtgtgtgttggCAGCTCCGTGTCGAGGACTGAGACTGGGCGAGCCCGGGTAACTGTCCTGGGACTTCGGGGAGCGGATGGTGAGGCAGCGCACCTCGCTGTCCGTGCCGTTGACCATCTCCAGGAACTGGCGACACCTGCAGGCAGACTGGTGTTAGCGCGCCGGCCCCGCGCGGCCGCGGCGCCCCGACACTCACTTGAGCATGAAGAGCAGGTTGGGGTTGTGCTCCAGCAGGCCCGGGTACAGCTGCTGGGTGGCCTCGATGGCCTCGCCCACTCGACCCGCCAGAACCAACTTCTGTATTCCTGACGGACGGGAACACGGAGGGTGAGCCgagaacacaacaacaacaacacggaGTGTGGCGGAGTCAGACAAGAAGTGCCTCAGAGCACCGCAGAGCACGAGCGCCATCTGTCGGCCACCGGGGGTAAAGACAAGTCAGAGAGACTGGTGTGTGGGGGTCGGCcggggaggagaggtgaggcaCGGATTCACTTGTTCCCTCCCACAGAACCAGGACCACCActtgccagtgtgtgtgtgtgtgtgtgtgtgtgtgtgtgtgtgagcctggTTTAGCTACACTAGTGAGGACACTTGGGTGAGTCCTCCTGAGGTTTGGAGGACGAAGACTCTAAATAACTGGGTGGTTATAACTGGGTCCAGTctgggtcagagtcctggttcaggtgagccatgtgttgaggctggggaaaggatgatggccaggagaggtcctcagaaGGACAGAAAGTAGGAACGGGCGATAACTTaatccccatgaggcttcactgatggaggacacactctcacaggcagcgctaatgctacgagccgccatcagttagggaccatcaacaaattctaaagcctcaaagtcttgagtgacatcttcaataaggccatggaaaacaagcattttaggagagagaattgtgacaaggtttttcatcacacaagaccaaggactgacagtttggatcatgatctagactctgactccatgatcatttcttcgcctgatggtttctcatgtttcttcagcagcatctaggaactgtgtccagactgctccatagttcaagtcaactgttcagagacatgagacacagcagacagacagacagacggctccattgaagccctaaataaagctggcagagcagcctgtcagacaccagcggcttctaccagagacctgaaacactgAGTTGCTCACTGgtctattgagacgtcaacagaccatgatgctggagacaaactccactcctgagttccatcatcagaCAGTGTCAAGAGAGACtctagtgtccaacacatggataGAACCAACATGTGTTTATCATGAGAATAACAGCCCAAATGACATCATTTATCAtgatatttttttgtccatatggcCCAGCCCTAACAGAGAGACtggcgtgtgtgcgtgcgtgttgaCTCACTCTGCCGGTTCTTTATCGACGCCGGGTCCTCCTGTATCGTGGTCTCTGTGGCCCTGGCGAAGGCGGTCGCCGTGGCGCAGTAGCCATGATGCACCAGGTAGCTGGACACCATGCTGCGAAAGCAGAGAGGAATCTCAGCACTGACGTGTGGCATCTCATCTGCAACGTGACTGCGGCGCCACCCACTTCTGCAGGACGGCCTGCCACTCGCCCAGCCTCTCGCCGATGGGGAAGCGAGTGATCATGCCGTGGATCTTGGCCCGCCACTCACTCATGTAGTCCTCGATGTCGAAGACGAACGGCTGCTGGCCGAAGTTGGCGTCCACGATCTCGCCCGGCGTTTGGAGCCCCACGGTGGGGTACAGGTTGGGCTGGGGGGGGCAGACGAACGGCGGGGTTAGACaccagtcacatgactcgcACAGCCACATGGCCCCACCGCAGCAGGTTGGCTGCGTCTACGTCACCAACTCCACAGCTGTCGTGAAACCAGCCTAAATCAGTAGATTCCGAATCACCTCAAAATGCTTCTTCATGacataaataaagacaaaaaccaCGGTCAATTTCACTGtaatttcagtttgttttgacaatgcattttcagacagctttgaaaaGCTGTTATATTGTCCTTCTGCGCTCCATTAGGTTTATATTTTCGGCCGTAGAGACGCAGTTTGAAAGCCAAAACATGCGGCCTGACCGGGAATGACCTGCTAGTACTTTTCTCGGACCTAGGTGCCAGAATTCCTGAGGTATTCCAGGTTTTGTGACCAATTTatcccattgaaaatgaacgGGAAGAGGATTCACCACTACAGAAATTTGCCACAACTTCCACGGCTCGTAGCTGCCCCAAACTTTGGCCTAGAAACTCAGCAAGAAGCTCAAAACGCAGTCACACTCGTCCTCTGtcgccattaaaaaaaaaagaacagagccAAGTCGTATCGTTTGCCCACAAAACGGCTGCAAACAACCCGAGATTTGGCAAAAATGGAAAAGTTAGAGTGAGCAATCAAAAGCTGGTTCgagtggagcagaggagggaaaaaaagtgggTTTTGCGTTTCTAAACTGCGATTGTGGGGgcgcagaaacatgaaaatcgCCCGTTTTACAGTCAAACTCTCTCGTAAAATGCGCTCAGAACTGCTGTAGCACTTTCAGAATTTACGTGAGCTTCAAAAATGTGCGGCAACCACAACATTCGGCTCCATTGAGAATGCATTGGAGCTCACTGGCTGCTGCTCGGAAAAAGTCACTCATTTTCAACTGGCCATCCCAGCCAAACCGTCGACGGTAGACACATGACAGTCGCCTCAGTTGGAGACGAAAGCCTCAGGATTCTTACGGTGtgccatttgtttgtttatctgcTACTGTGTCCGAGATACTGCCGTTTGTTCGGGGAGTAGGTAACTTGCTCTGAAAAGCACACGATTCAGCAGTTTTGCTGTGTGTGAGAAGGAAGGGCAGCGTTGCCGTGGCGATGGAGCTGCAGAGTAGAGGACAGGTCACAGCCTGCtcaaactgcagcagcagacaccGGGGCACATCTTTTGAGCTAGAGACGTCAGGGCTGGTGGAGAGCTCGGCGTCGCACCTCACTCCACTCCAGAGCCTTTTAGGGGAGTTTCCACGGAGGAAATTGGTTCAACTGTGGCGAAGACTTTGCTCGGCGATACGGCGGTTCGGAGGCTCATTCAGCGCGTGTGCGGTACGACTCCTGGTCCTCCTGCTGTTTCTCATATGGCAGTGGTTCTGTGAGGACCATGCTGGGAGGAAACGCATCAGACAACAGTGAAGGCCATTACAGGGCCAAGCACCAATGACCAAGAAAGGttagttacctgaatgtaacttcagttctatgtaCACATGTGAAGCCAAGTAACAGTTCAGGGCGTTTCTTCTGCGGCTCAGTTCAAtggtgagcagcaggagaaaggTGTTTATAATGTGGGCGGAGCCAGCCTGGGCAGGAGGATCACATCATGGATACAGGAGCAATAGACGTAGTACACACAGGTCATTTGTGTCATGAGGAGTTGTGTACTGCAGTAGAGGAAGCAGTACTAGGTGTCGCAGCATTAGTCGCAGAACTGAGGTGATGATGGCAGGTGATAGCAGTATTTGGCGCATCCTCTGGGTGCTGCACTCATCGCAGCACACTTCCACACATGACACAGCTGCAGATAGGAACTCACCGGGAGGTCAGTGAAGGCCACACCTGCGGGACGAGAGCAGACGTTTGAGGTTAGAAGCGCCGGCCTGGTCTCGCCCGCCCACGTGGACCTCACCCACCTAAGCTGATGCCGTTCTTGGTGTAGAAGCAGGTGTTGTTGATGAGGTTGACGCAGCAGCCAATCACGTCGCCGGTGGTGAACGTGGGCCCGTACGGCTGCCCGGTAccagaggagcagaaggagtGACCGTCGTCGCCGTGGTAACCGTAGGAGTGCTTGTCCCAGCCTGGAACACAGCGTCAGACGCTCACACCACTGTCCCGAAGCACATTCCATGATAAAACATCAAACATTCCCACAACATAAGAGCACTTTCTGATATTCAACTAATTTTTTAAATCCtgaaaaatactaaataaagATTAAAGACAAGAAAGACAATAAAGAGTATTGAACAAATGTGCTGAATGTTCAGTTTCACCAGTGAAAGTGTATTTCCAGTTGTGTTACCATGCTCAGTTATTCACATATTTCGGATCATTTCAGTGAACAGTAGTTTCAACATGACTATTTGAAATGAAGAGTAATAAATGTCAACAAAGCTTCAGTCCCTTGAAATCACACAATATTCATTCAATGACCGCGCCTTTCCGGTTCATTCATTTAGGATTAAGCAGCATTAATCCCACAGATGACATGTTTAATAAACTGTTACGCTGTTTTTGCTTCAATATTCTAGAGGGATATTTGACATTCACGTCCTTGCACTGTTTTAATTAATGTCCCAAAGGTTCAAGTTTATTCTGCTTCCATCCAACGTGG
It contains:
- the ranbp10 gene encoding ran-binding protein 10; the encoded protein is MADLGVGIVPTGDHAFNFQEHELNERLKRLYPAVNEDESPLPRSWSPKDKYSYIGLSQNNLRVHYKGHGKNHKDAASVRATHPIPAACGIYYFEVKIVSKGRDGYMGIGLSAQGVNMNRLPGWDKHSYGYHGDDGHSFCSSGTGQPYGPTFTTGDVIGCCVNLINNTCFYTKNGISLGVAFTDLPPNLYPTVGLQTPGEIVDANFGQQPFVFDIEDYMSEWRAKIHGMITRFPIGERLGEWQAVLQNMVSSYLVHHGYCATATAFARATETTIQEDPASIKNRQRIQKLVLAGRVGEAIEATQQLYPGLLEHNPNLLFMLKCRQFLEMVNGTDSEVRCLTIRSPKSQDSYPGSPSLSPRHGAANTHLHSGGSDSPTCSNGVTPSKKCKSRGGGAKYPSASSSTSSSTSSSPSSVNYSESNSPDSTKSQQHSTHSNQETSDSEMEIDAEHYSNGVVDGSTARVMNGTYKHEEILQPDDNSNGNRVSEEEPYRRSRQLCGGNQAATERMIQFGRELQALNDQLCREYGKNTTQEKMLKDAFSLLAYLDPWNCPVGQQLDPIQRESLCSALNSAILESQNLPKQPPLMLALGQATECVQLMARVRSGSCSFARVDNFLH